A window from Argopecten irradians isolate NY chromosome 3, Ai_NY, whole genome shotgun sequence encodes these proteins:
- the LOC138318949 gene encoding sodium- and chloride-dependent GABA transporter 2-like, with protein sequence MRTPDNEDIGADIDEDNESLEEQKSNQQVTWSNTVELIVSLVGYATGMSDFWRFPYLAWRNGGGAFLFAYATTLIGCGVPLYFLEVFLGQYSGKGVFEIWGCSPLVKGIGISVGLLNLGYVSYVSTMRYWLLEYLRQSFTTELPWTSCGNPWNTNSCIVSQALLSSSFNDSQWNAEGNASSHIAATRVSAEEEFWQYNILSLSKGIDDVGYLRWRLVLWGIVLKVFVILCLLKSVKTLGKVMLFSTFLPPLIGLAMMIQAFTQTGAKDGLLFLITPDFHKLYDSKVWMEATFMAFYSLGPGWGGVMMMGSHMKFHSNCLRNVILAIAGDIFVSLFSSAVLFSIIGVMANQIGVPVQEVVTSGMSVGLVGYSRALAFLPGSYIWAVIFFFAVVVVGLDAQVVCTETLVSFFDGFNIRLGRHKHLILLVIISTLTLVLNLPFCTQSGPYMFQLVDWYLPTWPVVFIALLEVFAIMWLYGGDRVDYGLKDMIGRKMPHVIRLAAAYVSPAIFLLLLLISFAKYRPPTYGLYEYPEYTRVIGWVISCSIVIPIPLHIAWHLTKLKGTLKQRWAALTRPNPEWGPSGSAHRLEFLKRSQAERSWTNTAYYNLLGRERHTPDRKSETLALF encoded by the exons ATGAGAACTCCAGATAATGAAGATATTGGTGCTGACATAGATGAGGACAATGAAAGTTTGGAGGAACAGAAGTCAAACCAACAGGTTACATGGAGCAACACGGTAGAACTAATAGTGTCACTGGTGGGGTATGCTACAGGGATGTCCGATTTCTGGAGATTCCCTTACCTTGCATGGAGAAATGGCGGAG GTGCTTTTCTGTTTGCATATGCTACGACACTGATTGGCTGCGGTGTACCTCTTTACTTTCTCGAGGTCTTCCTTGGTCAATATTCCGGGAAAGGGGTGTTCGAAATATGGGGATGTTCTCCGCTCGTCAAAG GTATTGGAATTTCTGTCGGACTGTTAAATTTAGGCTACGTCAGTTATGTTTCAACAATGCGATACTGGTTACTAGAGTACCTGAGACAGTCCTTTACTACAGAGCTGCCCTGGACCTCCTGTGGGAACCCATGGAACACTAATTCGTGTATAGTATCGCAGGCACTATTGTCGTCGTCCTTTAATGACAGTCAGTGGAATGCTGAAGGAAATGCTTCCAGTCATATAGCAGCTACACGGGTGTCAGCAGAGGAAGAGTTCTGGCA gTACAATATTCTATCACTGTCAAAGGGAATAGATGACGTTGGTTATCTGCGATGGCGGCTCGTATTGTGGGGCATTGTCCTCAAAGTGTTTGTCATCCTGTGTCTTCTGAAGAGTGTAAAAACGCTCGGAAAG GTGATGCTGTTTTCCACATTTCTACCCCCATTGATTGGATTGGCAATGATGATTCAAGCATTTACTCAAACCGGTGCCAAAGATGGTCTTTTATTCCTTATAACTCCGGACTTCCATAAGCTGTACGACTCGAAG GTGTGGATGGAAGCCACATTCATGGCGTTCTACAGTCTCGGGCCAGGCTGGGGAGGAGTGATGATGATGGGGAGTCATATGAAATTCCACTCCAATTGTCTTAG AAATGTGATTCTCGCCATTGCCGGGGACATTTTTGTTTCACTGTTCAGTAGTGCTGTCCTTTTCTCCATCATTGGGGTGATGGCCAATCAGATTGGTGTCCCTGTACAGGAGGTCGTAACGTCGG GAATGTCCGTTGGTCTGGTAGGCTACAGCCGAGCTTTGGCTTTTCTACCTGGGTCTTATATCTGGGCGGTGATATTCTTCTTCGCCGTCGTTGTTGTAGGACTTGATGCACAG gtTGTGTGCACAGAAACTTTGGTTTCATTCTTTGACGGTTTCAACATCAGACTAGGTCGACATAAGCATCTCATACTTCTAGTGATAATTAGCACCCTGACGCTTGTACTGAACCTGCCcttctgtacacag TCCGGGCCGTATATGTTCCAACTAGTGGACTGGTATTTGCCTACCTGGCCCGTGGTCTTTATAGCCCTACTGGAAGTGTTCGCGATAATGTGGCTGTATG GCGGCGATCGTGTTGACTATGGATTGAAAGATATGATTGGTCGAAAAATGCCACATGTGATTAGACTAGCTGCAGCTTACGTTTCCCCTGCTATATTTCTT TTATTGCTGCTGATTAGCTTTGCTAAGTATCGGCCCCCGACGTACGGATTATATGAGTACCCGGAGTACACACGTGTCATTGGCTGGGTGATCTCGTGCTCTATAGTCATCCCAATACCATTGCACATTGCCTGGCATCTGACTAAATTGAAAGGGACACTAAAACAG AGGTGGGCAGCCTTGACCCGACCTAACCCTGAGTGGGGCCCTAGCGGTAGTGCACACCGCCTGGAGTTCCTGAAACGATCACAGGCCGAGCGATCGTGGACAAACACAGCCTACTACAATCTACTAGGGAGGGAGCGGCATACTCCCGACAGGAAAAGTGAAACTCTGGCATTATTTTAA
- the LOC138318951 gene encoding sodium- and chloride-dependent glycine transporter 1-like, whose amino-acid sequence MTGSKMPHVFRLAAAYISPVLFTILLRSSFVTYRPPKYGSYEYPDYTRIIGWILSCLVVVPIPLHIVWQLANVKGTIKQKWKSLTRPSRTWGPSDSARSLKYLDQSQDERPLKILAFYNITGRQRCATNKRCEEVSMLWW is encoded by the exons ATGACTGGCAGTAAAATGCCACACGTGTTCCGTCTGGCAGCAGCTTATATATCACCTGTATTGTTTACG ATACTGTTGCGTTCGAGCTTTGTAACTTACCGACCTCCGAAGTACGGTTCCTACGAATACCCGGATTATACACGGATTATTGGCTGGATCCTATCATGCCTCGTGGTAGTACCCATACCACTACATATTGTCTGGCAGCTCGCCAATGTGAAGGGAACCATAAAACAG AAATGGAAGTCCCTCACGCGTCCTAGCCGTACCTGGGGTCCAAGTGATAGTGCAAGGAGCTTGAAATACCTGGATCAATCACAGGATGAACGACCtcttaagattttagccttctACAACATCACAGGTCGACAACGGTGTGCAACAAACAAGCGATGTGAAGAGGTGTCGATGTTGTGGTGGTAA